In Helianthus annuus cultivar XRQ/B chromosome 3, HanXRQr2.0-SUNRISE, whole genome shotgun sequence, a single window of DNA contains:
- the LOC110931404 gene encoding uncharacterized protein LOC110931404 translates to MNVFTGVGCMGKWDEATWCHFFPQTLTGLARAWFDSLPVGSLASFEQMQAKFLAHFSQQRRHKRDSMDVINIWRGDSESLESFLIRYNKECLEIGGIADQMDRNHFIRAVKYDEMVMTISGKEGLPEKWDGVMAAVKTYAQTQRSLKPHTGKTEPQVEGQSSCQDTKHNNKCNRDTWNRDNDSKPYVPRSYQPDARVTINTQRDQRASKKNQDQQAAKRRPPYGRTILATGPANEV, encoded by the coding sequence atgaacgtttTTACCGGCGTTGGGTGCATGGGCAAGTGGGACGAGGCCACATGGTGccattttttcccccagaccctcactgGATTAGCGAGGGcctggttcgattctttgccagttgGATCGCTGGCTTCATTTGAACAAATGCAAGCAAAATTTCTAGCACATTTCAGCCAGCAGCGACGTCACAAACGTGATTCAATGGACGTCATTAACATCTGGCGCGGAGATAGCGAAAGCCTGGAGTCTTTCCTCATCCGCTACAATAAAGAATGCCTCGAGATCGGCGGGATAGCAGATCAAATGGACCGCAACCATTTCATCCGTGCCGTCAAGTACGATGaaatggtcatgaccatctcaGGCAAGGAAGGCTTGCCAGAAAAGTGGGACGGCGTCATGGCCGCGGTGAAGACGTACGCCCAAACCCAACGGTCTCTCAAACCGCACACTGGCAAGACGGAACCCCAGGTGGAAGGTCAATCCTCCTGCCAAGACACCAAGCATAACAACAAGTGCAACCGGGACACTTGGAATCGCGACAACGATTCCAAACCATATGTCCCGCGCAGTTACCAGCCCGACGCAAGGGTAACGATCAATACACAACGTGACCAGCGGGCATCTAAGAAGAACCAAGATCAACAAGCCGCCAAGAGACGTCCTCCTTATGGACGcacaattcttgcgaccggcccagcCAATGAAGTCTAA